From a single Sus scrofa isolate TJ Tabasco breed Duroc chromosome 13, Sscrofa11.1, whole genome shotgun sequence genomic region:
- the C13H3orf62 gene encoding uncharacterized protein C3orf62 homolog codes for MSEKLRRCRKELTAAIDRAFEGVSHSQECSGPLRLELDAVRLPFPLPVHRLLCRRKPLAACSSVAPFSPVPCDPENESPVFAPNPAPVTAKPQALCPQRKPLTSKENILMHSSILAPERQLWRAVGDGENWRKDCLRKDMEKYLKVDSNMPLSSSSQEVTQDLLDMIDHTSIRTIEELAGKLEFENELNRVCGHCEDSPFKEEAWALLVDESPQKASDADPGSLKQAFEDHNIVETVLDLEEDYNLMTSFKYQIE; via the exons ATGTCTGAAAAACTGAGAAGATGCAGAAAGGAGCTGACTGCGGCCATTGACCGGGCCTTTGAAGGGGTCAGTCATTCCCAGGAGTGCTCAGGCCCGCTGAGGCTGGAGCTGGACGCGGTGCgacttcccttccccctccccgtGCACCGGCTCCTCTGCAGGAGGAAACCGCTGGCAGCCTGCTCCTCTGTGGCTCCTTTCTCTCCTGTCCCTTGTGACCCTGAGAATGAGAGCCCTGTCTTTGCACCAAACCCTGCTCCTGTGACTGCAAAGCCGCAGGCTCTATGTCCCCAAAGAAAACCTCTGACCAGCAAGGAAAACATACTGATGCATTCCTCCATTTTGGCACCTGAAAGACAGCTTTGGAGAGCAGTAGGAGATGGGGAGAACTGGAGAAAAGACTGTTTAAG GAAAGATATGGAGAAATATTTGAAGGTTGACTCAAACATGCCACTCAGCAGTTCTAGCCAAGAGGTCACACAGGATCTGCTTGATATGATTG accatACAAGCATCCGAACTATTGAAGAATTGGCTGGAAAACTAGAATTTGAAAACGAGCTGAACCGTGTGTGTGGTCACTGCGAAGATTCTCCCTTTAAGGAGGAAGCCTGGGCCCTGCTGGTGGATGAGAGCCCTCAGAAGGCCTCAGATGCGGACCCTGGCAGCCTCAAGCAGGCTTTCGAGGACCACAATATCGTGGAGACAGTTCTGGACCTGGAAGAGGACTACAATTTGATGACCTCTTTTAAATACCAAATTGAGTAA